From a region of the Eublepharis macularius isolate TG4126 chromosome 7, MPM_Emac_v1.0, whole genome shotgun sequence genome:
- the LOC129334029 gene encoding speriolin-like — protein MDRIVGEIAFQLDRRILSSIFPDQVRLYGFTVSNIPEKIRQLSLNGSEAGLTTDQCASMMERYNSIMTQLKPLGYDPSVHPRFTEQIVNTYGILRERPDMRATEGDLYNDIEYLRNVVQTAAPPEKSADCMLLLNCLHKLSLEDGKPLFIW, from the exons ATGGATCGCATCGTCGGGGAGATCGCCTTCCAACTGGACCGCAGGATCCTCTCCAGCATCTTCCCCGACCAGGTCCGCCTCTACGGCTTCACTGTTAGCAACATCCCGGAGAAGATCAGACAG CTTTCTCTT AATGGAAGCGAAGCCGGACTGACCACGGACCAGTGCGCAAGCATGATGGAGCGGTACAACTCCATCATGACTCAGCTGAAGCCCCTGGGCTATGACCCAAGCGTCCACCCCAGGTTCACAGAACAGATTGTGAACACTTACGGGATCCTCCGGGAGCGGCCAGATATGAGGGCCACGGAGGGAGATCTGTACAATGACATAGAGTACCTGCGCAACGTGGTCCAAACAGCTGCCCCCCCGGAAAAGAGCGCCGATTGCATGCTGCTGCTCAATTGCCTCCATAAACTGTCGCTGGAGGATGGGAAGCCTTTGTTCATCTGGTGA